From Bacteroidia bacterium, the proteins below share one genomic window:
- the atpH gene encoding ATP synthase F1 subunit delta, producing MSDIKIARRYATALFLNAKDGKQEELLNEVKTLENVIADNSALSALLKDKSIDSLTKMNSLKKIFGGSSQIIQNTLNLLCEKRRENILEDVIREFYEIYDTQNKRVKVTVVSALPIEKTTQDSIASLVKERTGANEIELNNTIDKSILGGFVVRFGDTLIDSSISSQLNKIKKEFKIA from the coding sequence ATGTCTGATATTAAAATAGCAAGAAGATACGCCACTGCTTTATTCCTGAACGCAAAAGACGGAAAACAAGAAGAGTTGCTTAATGAAGTAAAAACATTAGAAAATGTTATTGCTGATAATAGTGCTCTAAGTGCCTTGCTTAAAGACAAATCGATTGATTCTTTAACCAAAATGAATTCATTAAAAAAGATTTTTGGTGGTAGTTCTCAAATCATACAAAATACACTGAATCTTCTTTGTGAAAAAAGAAGAGAAAATATATTAGAAGACGTAATAAGAGAGTTTTATGAAATCTATGACACTCAAAATAAAAGAGTAAAGGTAACTGTAGTTTCTGCTCTTCCGATTGAAAAAACAACTCAAGATTCAATTGCATCTTTAGTCAAAGAAAGAACCGGTGCAAATGAAATTGAATTAAATAACACAATAGACAAATCAATACTTGGCGGATTTGTCGTTCGCTTTGGGGATACACTGATTGACTCAAGCATCAGCAGCCAATTAAATAAAATTAAAAAAGAATTTAAAATAGCATAA
- the atpF gene encoding F0F1 ATP synthase subunit B, with the protein MDLVTPEFSLVIWMTITFGTLVFILGKFAWKPIMKSLKEREDTIESALKSAEEAKTQIAQMKSDNEALLQQARAERETILKEAKQMKEQIIAEAKKSAEVEGAKLIERANQEIAKSKNAAIDELKSQIAGFSIELTEKLLNKELASNDEQKRLIDNHLKDIEVKQTASLN; encoded by the coding sequence ATGGATTTAGTAACTCCGGAATTTAGTTTGGTTATTTGGATGACCATTACTTTTGGGACACTTGTGTTTATTCTAGGCAAATTTGCTTGGAAACCAATCATGAAATCATTAAAAGAAAGAGAAGACACTATTGAGTCTGCACTCAAATCTGCCGAAGAAGCCAAAACTCAAATTGCTCAGATGAAATCTGACAATGAAGCACTTCTACAACAAGCTAGGGCTGAACGAGAAACCATTCTCAAAGAAGCTAAGCAGATGAAAGAGCAGATTATTGCTGAAGCAAAAAAATCTGCTGAAGTAGAAGGTGCAAAGCTCATTGAAAGAGCAAACCAAGAAATAGCAAAAAGCAAAAATGCTGCTATTGATGAACTAAAATCTCAAATTGCCGGATTCTCAATTGAACTTACTGAAAAGTTACTCAATAAAGAATTAGCTTCAAATGACGAGCAAAAGAGATTGATAGACAATCATTTAAAAGATATTGAAGTTAAACAAACTGCCAGTCTAAACTAA
- the atpE gene encoding ATP synthase F0 subunit C — translation MSILEIILQAAAESGLPKFGAAVGAGLAAIGIGIGIGKIGGTALESIARQPEASGDIRANMIISAALIEGAVFFALVICLLIVL, via the coding sequence ATGTCAATTTTAGAAATTATCCTACAAGCTGCCGCAGAAAGCGGTCTTCCAAAATTCGGTGCTGCAGTTGGTGCAGGCTTAGCTGCAATCGGTATTGGTATTGGTATCGGAAAGATTGGTGGTACTGCACTTGAATCAATCGCACGTCAACCTGAAGCATCAGGTGACATTAGAGCAAACATGATTATTTCCGCTGCTCTTATTGAAGGTGCGGTATTCTTTGCCCTAGTTATTTGCCTTCTAATCGTACTTTAA
- the atpB gene encoding F0F1 ATP synthase subunit A — protein MTKTPINKGLTLNLNCKYLLSFVLLSLFFLSTPSIRANSEPAHHEKFAPGKMIMGHVKDAYDWHIMDINGTPVSIPLPIIVYHPEKGFDFFLSSKFHHGHEPYHGYKLAYKDEQYRYVLETEDGSSFYNFSLTKNNTSLIIVSIVILLVFLSVAKAYKKREGMAPKGFQSLIEPIILFVRDEIAKPSVGKHYERFLPFLLTVFFFIWINNLFGIIPFFPGGANVTGNISITLVLAAFTLVITIFSGNKFYWKHILLPDVPVWMYPILIPIEIMGIFLKPFVLMLRLFANILAEHIIALGFFSLIFIFGETSQAIGMSVGVFSVLFTIFMGLLSILVTFIQAYVFTLLSALYFGMATEEHH, from the coding sequence ATGACGAAAACTCCCATAAATAAAGGACTCACACTAAATTTGAATTGCAAATATTTGCTTTCATTTGTGCTACTCTCGCTGTTTTTCTTATCAACTCCATCCATTCGAGCAAATTCTGAACCGGCACACCATGAAAAATTTGCTCCCGGCAAAATGATAATGGGTCACGTAAAGGATGCATACGATTGGCACATCATGGATATAAATGGCACTCCTGTTTCCATTCCTCTACCAATCATTGTTTATCATCCGGAGAAAGGCTTTGATTTTTTTCTTTCATCAAAATTTCATCATGGACACGAACCATATCACGGTTACAAACTTGCATACAAAGACGAGCAATATCGGTATGTGTTAGAAACTGAGGACGGTAGCAGTTTTTATAATTTTTCACTTACAAAAAATAACACCTCACTTATAATAGTTTCCATCGTAATCTTGTTGGTGTTTTTATCTGTTGCAAAAGCATATAAGAAGCGTGAAGGCATGGCTCCTAAAGGATTTCAGTCACTGATAGAGCCAATTATTCTTTTTGTAAGAGACGAAATTGCAAAACCCTCTGTTGGTAAACATTATGAGAGATTCCTTCCTTTCCTTTTGACAGTCTTTTTCTTCATTTGGATAAACAATTTGTTTGGCATTATACCATTCTTCCCAGGAGGAGCCAATGTTACAGGTAATATTTCTATCACCTTAGTTTTAGCAGCATTTACTTTAGTAATTACCATATTCTCCGGTAACAAATTTTATTGGAAACATATATTATTACCGGATGTTCCTGTATGGATGTATCCAATCTTAATCCCTATTGAGATTATGGGAATTTTTCTTAAACCTTTTGTGTTGATGCTCCGACTATTTGCGAATATTCTTGCAGAACATATTATAGCATTGGGCTTCTTCAGTTTAATTTTCATCTTTGGAGAAACAAGCCAAGCTATAGGAATGAGCGTTGGAGTATTTTCTGTATTGTTTACCATATTCATGGGTCTGTTATCAATATTGGTAACATTTATTCAGGCTTATGTGTTTACATTACTATCAGCACTGTATTTCGGAATGGCAACAGAAGAACATCATTAA
- a CDS encoding AtpZ/AtpI family protein yields the protein MENKKNNSGFNYIKYSGIAFQMVIIILLFTFIGFRLDKHFTTKIPIFTLILSLSGVALSIYQLIRTIK from the coding sequence ATGGAAAACAAAAAAAACAATTCAGGGTTTAATTATATCAAATATTCGGGAATTGCTTTCCAAATGGTAATTATCATCCTATTATTTACTTTTATAGGTTTCCGGTTAGACAAACATTTTACTACTAAAATCCCAATCTTTACACTCATACTATCATTATCAGGAGTTGCCCTTAGCATTTATCAATTAATCAGGACTATCAAATGA
- a CDS encoding polymer-forming cytoskeletal protein: protein MLNKKNDKTPEGSIELNVIGNGVKIKGDMTCDNDFRLDGFIEGNLKVQAKLVIGKTGKVTGTIYSINADISGEIQGNIEVKETLILRENALINGDIKTNKINIENGAEFNGTCTMKEPKSHNTPTTPSTSTPSQNNNLESA from the coding sequence ATGCTAAACAAGAAAAATGACAAAACTCCAGAAGGAAGCATAGAGCTAAACGTAATAGGAAACGGTGTCAAAATAAAAGGGGACATGACATGCGACAATGACTTTCGTCTCGATGGTTTTATTGAAGGAAATTTAAAAGTCCAAGCAAAGCTTGTGATAGGCAAAACCGGTAAAGTAACAGGGACTATTTACTCAATCAACGCTGATATTTCCGGAGAAATTCAGGGAAATATTGAAGTAAAAGAAACATTGATTCTTAGAGAAAACGCCCTTATTAATGGCGACATCAAAACAAACAAAATTAATATTGAAAATGGTGCTGAGTTTAATGGCACTTGTACAATGAAAGAACCAAAAAGCCACAATACACCAACAACTCCTTCAACAAGCACACCTTCACAGAACAATAACTTGGAAAGTGCTTAA
- a CDS encoding nitroreductase, protein MSFDILEILKTRRSHFRKEFSGQTVDNSVIDYLLECAHQAPTHKLTYPWRFKVFHKESLQSLVNKFLEITIKNSPSDPLTKAQVEKIAKIPHEASHIIAICMKRDEALRVPEIEEICAVACAVQNIYLGLLNFEHVGGYWSTGTLAHSMEVHSYLNLSEQDKCLGFFYVGHIENKRTQANRPHATDYIDWC, encoded by the coding sequence ATGTCTTTCGATATTCTTGAAATTTTAAAAACACGAAGATCGCACTTCAGAAAAGAGTTTTCCGGACAAACGGTTGATAACTCTGTTATTGATTACTTGTTGGAATGTGCACACCAAGCACCCACCCATAAACTGACTTACCCCTGGAGATTCAAGGTTTTTCATAAAGAATCTCTGCAATCCTTAGTCAACAAATTTTTGGAAATAACCATCAAAAATTCTCCCTCCGACCCTTTGACTAAAGCTCAAGTCGAAAAGATTGCCAAAATACCCCATGAAGCCTCACATATTATTGCTATTTGCATGAAAAGGGACGAAGCATTGAGGGTGCCTGAAATAGAAGAAATTTGTGCGGTTGCTTGTGCAGTGCAGAATATTTATTTAGGGTTGCTGAACTTTGAGCATGTCGGTGGATATTGGAGTACAGGCACACTTGCCCATTCAATGGAAGTCCATTCGTATTTAAACTTGTCAGAACAAGACAAATGTCTAGGCTTTTTTTATGTCGGACATATAGAAAATAAAAGAACCCAAGCAAACAGACCTCACGCAACTGACTACATTGATTGGTGTTGA
- a CDS encoding TrkA family potassium uptake protein: MNTRFAVIGLGRFGSKIARYLSLRGAEVIAIDEDAFRVDALKDEVAHAVQADATHLRSLESLRIKEMDAVIVAIGENFEALLLSVVNLLELKVNRIISRTASEHQTLILQKIGITEIFNPEEEVGQIVAERLIHPNVKTFLQLPDNYEIVELSPPKGICNKTIGEIKFSESYNMNLITIKRPFEIEKGGYLETEYHLLGVPQKDLVVYERDELIVLGKQNDIERFIEFNS, from the coding sequence ATGAACACACGTTTTGCTGTTATCGGTTTGGGACGATTTGGGTCAAAAATTGCTCGATACCTATCCTTAAGAGGTGCTGAAGTTATAGCAATTGATGAAGATGCCTTTCGTGTTGATGCACTAAAAGATGAAGTGGCTCATGCTGTTCAAGCTGATGCAACTCATTTGCGTTCTTTAGAGTCTTTGCGCATTAAAGAAATGGATGCGGTCATTGTGGCTATTGGTGAAAATTTTGAAGCACTACTACTTTCTGTTGTGAACCTTTTAGAACTGAAAGTAAATAGAATCATTTCCAGAACAGCCTCTGAACACCAGACATTAATCTTACAAAAAATAGGCATCACAGAAATCTTTAATCCTGAAGAAGAGGTTGGGCAAATTGTTGCAGAAAGATTAATTCACCCTAATGTTAAAACATTTTTACAACTACCTGATAATTACGAGATTGTTGAATTATCTCCGCCTAAAGGTATTTGCAATAAGACTATTGGCGAGATTAAATTCTCTGAATCTTACAATATGAATTTAATTACGATTAAGAGACCTTTTGAAATTGAAAAAGGTGGATATCTAGAAACTGAATATCATTTATTAGGTGTACCACAAAAAGATTTAGTTGTGTATGAACGTGATGAATTAATTGTTCTAGGAAAACAAAATGACATAGAGCGATTTATAGAATTTAACTCTTAA
- a CDS encoding rhomboid family intramembrane serine protease, with amino-acid sequence MAKIKFSIIVSMLFNCIVLVCFLLQHLFGLFEVRTLAIQPGDWYHFYGIFTTVFVHASTQHLLFNIIPLFVLITLLLNFYMKVFLRVLLFIWLVGGLGVFFFGADGYHVGASGLVFGLIAFLIISGFVRQNRTLLTVSLLVVVFYGGSLYGVLPLSPTVSWEGHLFGAISGLIAAILWRDKGPGKDLHLFYINKKSQEDDEYLHFSN; translated from the coding sequence TTGGCTAAAATTAAGTTTTCTATTATTGTCTCAATGCTGTTTAATTGCATAGTGCTTGTGTGTTTTCTATTACAACATTTATTTGGCTTGTTTGAAGTAAGAACATTGGCAATCCAACCCGGTGATTGGTATCATTTTTATGGAATATTCACAACTGTTTTTGTGCATGCGTCCACGCAGCACCTGCTGTTTAATATTATTCCACTTTTTGTTTTGATTACACTTTTGTTAAATTTCTATATGAAAGTGTTTTTAAGAGTGCTCCTGTTTATCTGGCTTGTAGGCGGGTTAGGGGTGTTTTTCTTTGGTGCTGACGGGTATCATGTTGGTGCAAGTGGACTTGTTTTTGGATTAATTGCATTTCTGATTATCAGTGGATTTGTCAGACAGAATCGCACGTTATTGACAGTGTCTTTATTGGTAGTAGTTTTCTATGGAGGGTCATTGTATGGTGTTTTACCGCTGTCACCTACTGTAAGTTGGGAGGGACATTTGTTTGGTGCAATATCCGGTCTGATTGCTGCAATTTTATGGCGAGACAAAGGACCCGGAAAGGATTTGCACCTATTTTATATAAACAAAAAAAGTCAAGAGGATGATGAGTATTTACATTTCTCCAATTGA
- a CDS encoding FKBP-type peptidyl-prolyl cis-trans isomerase, with the protein MRSKFILGIACTIAIVTSMISCGNKNQTNGKAVLKNLTDSFSFAAGFNYGLQLKERQLTDLNFDALVAGMKDAFSKDSGWMITPELYEDIVKRHIDIIQENLSEKNIKESSDFISNKSKEEGVHKSETGLLWKVVKEGEGPNPNITDTVVIHLRVELPDGKIFEDTRDIEDPIEVPVSAAWPGMVEGLQMMRKGAIYEFYVPYELGFGKTPQLRGMPPNKALIYKIEMYAIK; encoded by the coding sequence ATGAGAAGCAAATTTATTTTAGGCATTGCATGCACAATAGCAATTGTGACATCCATGATTTCATGTGGTAACAAGAATCAAACTAATGGAAAGGCGGTTTTGAAAAACCTAACAGACTCTTTCAGTTTCGCAGCAGGTTTCAACTATGGCTTACAGCTTAAAGAAAGACAGTTGACCGATTTAAACTTTGATGCGTTAGTTGCAGGTATGAAAGATGCATTCAGCAAGGATTCAGGTTGGATGATTACTCCGGAATTATATGAAGATATTGTTAAACGACATATTGACATTATACAAGAAAACCTATCTGAAAAAAACATAAAAGAAAGCAGCGATTTTATCAGCAATAAATCTAAGGAAGAAGGTGTACATAAATCAGAAACCGGACTATTGTGGAAAGTCGTAAAAGAAGGAGAAGGACCAAATCCAAATATCACAGATACAGTTGTAATCCATCTGAGAGTGGAATTACCTGATGGCAAAATTTTCGAAGACACAAGAGATATAGAAGATCCTATTGAAGTACCTGTATCTGCTGCATGGCCCGGCATGGTGGAAGGATTACAAATGATGAGAAAAGGTGCAATATATGAGTTTTATGTACCTTATGAATTAGGATTTGGCAAAACACCACAGCTCAGAGGAATGCCACCTAACAAAGCTCTTATTTATAAAATTGAGATGTATGCAATAAAATAG
- a CDS encoding SUMF1/EgtB/PvdO family nonheme iron enzyme: MKTKFISALILFSSIALLASCSKKRSATTGWGYNDPRWGGFEDHDYPGQETGPGLVLVEGGTFLMGTKEQDVEWKYDNLERRVTVQSFYMDETEVSNKQYREYLYWLLRVFPDYDVYKKALPDTLVWRSKLAFNEPYVELYLRHPAYKDYPVVGVNWLQATDFAAWRTDRVNTMILDREGIMIYDPVQELEENNFNTAAYLSGVYDIPKLGKKKYQPRDYKMKKKATRRVMVEDGILLPEYRLPTEAEWEFAAKALIGNSEHENVEQDKIYPWNDLTVRWARGSRERERGMMLANFKRGRGDQGGIASQLNDAGFIPTPVYSYWPNDYGLYNMAGNVSEWVMDVYRPLNWEDVDDFNPFRGNVFKTVLLDEYGDPEEKDSLGRLQYRLVSIEENTKRRNYKKADNIGYKDEETYMGGDQLYEYGTTSLVNNKARIFKGGSWNDRAYWMAPGTRRFLDEELALPTLGFRCAMIRVGSPVGNNPKANKRLPSTGSKKRR; this comes from the coding sequence ATGAAAACAAAATTTATTTCTGCACTGATTCTTTTTTCCTCAATTGCATTACTTGCCTCATGTAGCAAAAAGCGTTCTGCTACAACAGGTTGGGGTTACAACGACCCTCGTTGGGGAGGTTTTGAAGACCATGACTATCCTGGTCAAGAAACCGGACCCGGTCTTGTACTAGTTGAAGGTGGAACTTTTCTAATGGGTACTAAAGAACAAGACGTAGAATGGAAATATGACAATCTTGAGCGCAGAGTTACTGTTCAATCATTCTACATGGATGAAACTGAGGTTAGTAACAAACAATACAGAGAATACCTCTACTGGTTATTACGCGTTTTCCCTGACTACGATGTTTACAAAAAGGCATTACCTGACACATTAGTTTGGAGAAGCAAATTAGCATTCAACGAACCTTATGTTGAATTGTATTTACGTCACCCTGCATACAAAGATTATCCTGTTGTAGGTGTAAACTGGCTGCAAGCAACTGATTTTGCAGCATGGAGAACAGATAGGGTGAACACAATGATTTTAGACAGAGAAGGTATTATGATTTATGACCCGGTTCAAGAGTTAGAAGAAAACAACTTTAACACTGCTGCTTACCTATCAGGGGTATATGATATTCCTAAATTAGGTAAAAAGAAATATCAACCAAGAGATTATAAGATGAAGAAAAAGGCTACCCGTAGAGTTATGGTTGAAGATGGTATCTTATTACCTGAATACAGACTTCCAACTGAAGCAGAATGGGAATTTGCTGCAAAAGCCTTGATTGGAAACTCAGAACACGAAAATGTTGAACAAGACAAAATTTACCCTTGGAATGATTTAACTGTCAGATGGGCAAGAGGTTCTAGAGAAAGAGAAAGAGGCATGATGCTTGCAAACTTCAAACGCGGTCGTGGAGACCAAGGTGGTATTGCCAGCCAACTCAATGATGCCGGTTTTATCCCTACACCTGTTTATTCATATTGGCCTAATGACTATGGCCTGTATAACATGGCAGGTAACGTTTCTGAATGGGTAATGGATGTTTACAGACCTTTAAACTGGGAGGATGTGGATGACTTTAATCCATTTAGAGGAAATGTTTTCAAAACTGTTCTTCTTGATGAATATGGTGATCCGGAAGAGAAAGATTCTCTAGGTCGTTTGCAATATAGATTGGTTTCTATTGAAGAAAACACAAAAAGAAGAAACTACAAAAAGGCAGATAATATTGGATACAAAGATGAAGAGACATATATGGGAGGCGATCAACTCTATGAATATGGAACAACTTCATTGGTTAATAACAAAGCCAGAATTTTCAAAGGTGGTTCTTGGAATGACAGAGCATATTGGATGGCACCCGGAACGCGCAGATTTCTTGATGAAGAACTTGCACTCCCTACCTTAGGATTTAGATGTGCAATGATTCGCGTAGGATCCCCTGTTGGTAACAATCCAAAGGCTAACAAAAGATTGCCTTCAACCGGTTCAAAGAAAAGACGTTAA
- a CDS encoding PorP/SprF family type IX secretion system membrane protein: MKRHLLTFGLILFLNGYIFGQDPELTQFYAAPVYTNPAMAGNAFCANNAAGRFSINYRNQWPGLPGTYRTMVASFDQHVDEINGGLGFMALYDRAGAGRLTTVSLSAIYAYVLPLNERRGYYLRAGIQGTFTQKSIDWDNLKWADQIDPIRGFIYQTQEKHSVDRVNYPNFAAGLIGYSSKFYAGLAVHNITEPKESFYDNDAANTKVPRRLTFHSGAVLPLDKRKNAQSTFSPNILFMNQETFTQLNLGFYINRGPLVTGLWFRQAFGHYKTSDALMILFGFRKDRFKFAYSADITVSSARSAVRSSHEITATIEWCIPKIPTRFKPMRCPEF; encoded by the coding sequence ATGAAGAGACATTTACTTACATTTGGACTCATACTATTCCTCAACGGATATATTTTTGGTCAAGACCCTGAATTAACACAGTTTTACGCTGCGCCTGTTTATACGAACCCTGCAATGGCAGGAAATGCTTTTTGTGCAAACAACGCTGCCGGACGATTCTCAATTAACTATCGTAACCAATGGCCCGGACTACCCGGTACATATAGAACCATGGTAGCTTCATTTGACCAACACGTTGACGAAATTAATGGAGGATTGGGATTTATGGCACTCTATGACAGAGCCGGTGCAGGCAGATTAACTACTGTATCCTTAAGCGCAATTTATGCTTATGTATTACCGCTGAATGAACGTAGAGGATACTATCTACGAGCCGGAATTCAAGGAACATTTACTCAAAAAAGTATTGACTGGGACAACTTAAAATGGGCAGATCAAATTGACCCTATTAGAGGATTTATATACCAAACACAAGAGAAACACTCTGTAGATCGCGTAAACTATCCAAATTTTGCAGCAGGCTTAATTGGTTATTCAAGTAAGTTTTATGCAGGACTGGCTGTTCATAATATCACAGAACCTAAGGAATCTTTCTATGATAATGACGCGGCAAACACAAAAGTGCCAAGACGACTCACTTTCCATTCAGGAGCTGTACTGCCGCTTGATAAACGCAAAAATGCACAAAGCACTTTTTCTCCCAATATTCTATTTATGAACCAAGAAACATTCACACAATTAAATCTTGGTTTTTATATAAACAGAGGACCCCTTGTTACCGGATTGTGGTTCCGCCAAGCTTTTGGACATTACAAAACTTCTGATGCATTGATGATTCTATTTGGGTTTAGAAAAGATCGATTTAAATTTGCATACAGTGCAGACATTACGGTTTCATCAGCTCGTAGTGCAGTAAGAAGTTCACATGAAATTACAGCGACTATTGAGTGGTGTATTCCTAAGATTCCCACAAGATTCAAACCAATGAGATGTCCTGAATTTTAA